Proteins encoded within one genomic window of Ascaphus truei isolate aAscTru1 chromosome 8, aAscTru1.hap1, whole genome shotgun sequence:
- the ADRA2A gene encoding alpha-2A adrenergic receptor: MINFENPLVERGGVSSMECQGDCYNGTMHNGTDPGEEGHPYSMQITLALITLVGILMLFTVFGNVLVIIAVLTSRALKAPQNLFLVSLASADILVATLVMPFSLANELMKYWYFGKVWCEIYLALDVLFCTSSIVHLCAISLDRYWSITQAIEYNLKRTPRRIKCIIFIVWVISAVISFPPLITIEKESGKEEEPKCKINDEKWYIISSSIGSFFAPCLIMILVYIRIYQIAKRRTRVPPSKRSNGDPEKRQNGFPDKDSSAKLNGEKAGGSGDQQREEANGVDLEDSSSSDHHEDNQYSSKKKQERLPRGKGKTKLSQIKPGDVLPMREEDRNAKGSRWRGRQNREKRFTFVLAVVIGVFVICWFPFFFTYTLTAICQTCGVPETLFKFFFWFGYCNSSLNPVIYTIFNHDFRRSFKKILCKGDRKRIV; encoded by the coding sequence ATGATTAACTTTGAGAACCCGTTAGTGGAAAGGGGGGGCGTCTCTTCCATGGAGTGCCAGGGGGACTGCTATAATGGCACCATGCACAACGGGACTGACCCAGGGGAAGAAGGACACCCTTACTCCATGCAGATCACACTTGCTCTCATTACCTTGGTGGGCATTCTCATGCTTTTCACTGTCTTTGGGAATGTCCTAGTTATCATTGCAGTATTAACCAGTAGAGCCCTGAAAGCCCCACAGAACTTGTTCTTGGTGTCCTTGGCATCAGCAGACATTCTTGTGGCAACCCTAGTGATGCCCTTCTCTTTGGCCAATGAGCTGATGAAGTACTGGTACTTTGGCAAGGTTTGGTGTGAGATCTATCTGGCGCTGGATGTACTTTTCTGCACTTCTTCAATAGTTCACCTGTGTGCCATCAGTTTAGACAGGTACTGGTCCATCACACAAGCCATTGAGTACAACCTGAAGAGAACCCCACGCAGGATCAAATGCATCATTTTCATAGTGTGGGTAATCTCTGCAGTCATATCGTTCCCTCCCTTGATCACCATAGAAAAAGAAAGTGGGAAAGAAGAGGAACCCAAATGCAAAATTAATGACGAAAAGTGGTACATTATCTCGTCTAGCATCGGTTCCTTTTTTGCCCCATGCTTGATCATGATCTTGGTGTACATTAGAATTTATCAGATTGCCAAAAGGAGAACGAGGGTCCCCCCAAGCAAGAGGAGCAATGGGGACCCGGAGAAGAGGCAGAATGGCTTCCCAGACAAGGACTCGTCTGCCAAGTTAAATGGCGAGAAAGCTGGAGGCTCGGGGGACCAGCAAAGAGAAGAAGCCAACGGGGTGGACTTGGAAGACTCCTCATCTTCTGATCACCACGAGGACAATCAGTATTCATCCAAGAAAAAGCAAGAGAGGCTTCCAAGAGGGAAAGGAAAAACCAAGCTGAGCCAAATCAAGCCAGGAGACGTCTTGCCCATGAGAGAGGAAGACAGGAATGCCAAAGGGTCAAGATGGAGGGGAAGGCAGAACAGAGAGAAAAGGTTTACTTTTGTCCTGGCTGTAGTGATAGGGGTGTTTGTCATCTGTTGGTTCCCATTCTTCTTTACTTACACACTGACTGCCATCTGTCAGACTTGCGGCGTCCCTGAGACTTTGTTCAAATTTTTCTTCTGGTTTGGATACTGCAACAGCTCCCTAAACCCTGTTATCTATACCATCTTCAACCATGACTTCCGGAGATCCTTCAAAAAGATTCTCTGCAAAGGGGACAGGAAAAGGATTGTCTGA